The following proteins come from a genomic window of Gossypium raimondii isolate GPD5lz chromosome 5, ASM2569854v1, whole genome shotgun sequence:
- the LOC105766238 gene encoding uncharacterized protein LOC105766238 produces MGTRARRKQSWYTQTLTPLLEGPMDPEMQEEGNKKERSWEVIREWFRTQKGSSFSSSPTSFSMSNYFYGNGSIPPARRHDLRLLLGVLGCPLAPIPLLNHPIHHIRLKDIPIETSTAHYIIQQYLAASGCLKQRQKCGAKNMYATGRVKMICCETEISRGSGKGKNIVKSLGTRSEEMGGCFVVWQMKPEMWSLELVVGGNKVIAGSDGKTVWRHTSWLGTHAAKGPQRPLRRIIQGLDPKTTASLFAKAQCLGEKRIGDEDCFVLKVCADRAAVMERNEGPAEVMRHVLYGYFSQKSGLLIYLEDSHLTRVQTQEENEGGCACAYWETTIGSCIGDYRDVDGVLIAHQGRSIATVFRFGELSMQHSRSRMEEFWSIDDVVFNVQGLSIDSFIPPADIFDR; encoded by the exons ATGGGGACAAGAGCAAGAAGGAAGCAAAGCTGGTACACGCAGACACTAACGCCATTATTGGAAGGACCAATGGACCCAGAAATGCAAGAAGAAGGAAACAAGAAGGAGAGATCTTGGGAAGTAATCCGAGAATGGTTTCGAACACAGAAGGGATCGTCTTTTTCATCATCACCAACTAGCTTTTCCATGTCTAATTATTTTTACGGAAACGGAAGCATACCTCCTGCCAGGAGGCACGATTTAAGACTTTTGCTTGGCGTCTTGGGTTGCCCTCTCGCCCCTATTCCGCTACTTAATCACCCGATTCATCACATTCGCCTCAAAGACATTCCTATC GAAACGTCGACAGCGCATTACATAATACAACAATATTTGGCAGCATCAGGATGCTTGAAACAGCGGCAGAAATGTGGGGCGAAAAACATGTATGCAACAGGGAGGGTGAAGATGATATGTTGTGAGACGGAGATATCAAGAGGGTCAGGGAAAGGGAAGAACATCgtgaaaagtttagggacaaggAGTGAAGAAATGGGTGGGTGCTTTGTGGTTTGGCAAATGAAGCCTGAGATGTGGTCTCTTGAGCTTGTTGTTGGAGGCAACAAGGTTATTGCCGGCAGCGATGGCAAAACAGTGTGGCGACACACATCTTGGCTTGGCACACATGCTGCCAAGGGTCCTCAACGTCCCTTGCGCCGCATTATCCAG GGTCTAGATCCAAAGACAACTGCCAGCTTATTTGCTAAAGCCCAATGTTTAGGCGAGAAACGAATAGGCGACGAAGATTGCTTCGTCCTAAAAGTATGCGCCGACCGTGCAGCGGTGATGGAACGAAACGAAGGACCAGCTGAGGTAATGAGGCATGTATTATACGGCTACTTTTCCCAAAAGAGTGGGTTACTCATATACTTAGAGGACTCCCATCTAACCAGAGTTCAAACCCAAGAAGAGAATGAAGGTGGGTGTGCTTGTGCCTACTGGGAAACAACCATCGGAAGCTGCATCGGAGATTACAGAGATGTGGATGGCGTGTTGATAGCGCATCAAGGAAGGTCGATCGCCACTGTTTTCCGATTCGGGGAGCTGTCGATGCAGCACAGCAGGAGTCGAATGGAAGAATTTTGGAGCATTGACGATGTTGTTTTCAATGTTCAAGGACTCTCCATTGATTCCTTCATTCCTCCAGCTGATATCTTTGATCgttaa